One part of the Lotus japonicus ecotype B-129 chromosome 2, LjGifu_v1.2 genome encodes these proteins:
- the LOC130735979 gene encoding protein FAR1-RELATED SEQUENCE 5-like produces MDGKHNHEPAKSLVGHPYVGRLTEEEKGLVGTMTSTWTPPRQILAALKENNPGNLTTITQVYSCNKRFKKEERGPLTEMQHLMKKLVEANYVHFERQQADSSEIRDLFWAHPDAVRLFNTFPHVVIMDCTYKTNRYQIPLLEMVGLTSTGLTFSIAFCYIVREHTIDYVWALECMKSLIGDDARLPQVIVTDRDLALLSAVKQTLPNLVENWKCRIYAETVEQFDEEWKEMCVMCKDYPDFISYISTTWLKHKEKFSCFITKIDRV; encoded by the exons ATGGATGGtaaacacaaccatgaaccagctaaatCGCTAGTTGGCCACCCCTACGTTGGTCGACTAACAGAGGAAGAGAAGGGGCTTGTGGGCACCATGACTAGTACTTGGACTCCACCGAGACAAATACTAGCTgcattgaaggaaaacaatccagGTAACTTGACTACAATCACTCAAGTTTACAGTTGCAACAAAAGGTTTAAAAAAGAGGAGAGGGGaccattgacagaaatgcaacatttgatgaagaagttgGTAGAAGCCAATTATGTTCACTTTGAAAGGCAACAAGCTGATTCAAGCGAGATTAGGGATCTCTTTTGGGCTCATCCTGATGCGGTCAGactcttcaacacattccctcaTGTGGTCATCATGGATTGCACGTACAAGACAAACAGATATCAGATCCCCTTGCTTGAAATGGTTGGTCTCACTTCTACGGGGTTGACTTTCTCCATAGCATTTTGCTACATAGTTAGGGAGCACACAATTGACTATGTTTGGGCCTTGGAGTGCATGAAGTCTCTTATTGGCGATGATGCCAGATTACCTCAAGTGATTGTGACTGACAGAGATTTGGCTTTACTGAGTGCTGTTAAGCAAACCCTTCCCAATT TGGTGGAGAACTGGAAATGCAGGATATATGCTGAaacagtggaacaatttgatgaGGAATGGAAGGAAATGTGTGTCATGTGTAAGGACTACCCAGATTTCATATCATAcatttctactacatggttaaAGCACAAGGAGAAATTT TCTTGCTTTATTACCAAAATTGATAGAGTATGA